Proteins encoded by one window of Venturia canescens isolate UGA chromosome 2, ASM1945775v1, whole genome shotgun sequence:
- the LOC122406709 gene encoding leucine-rich repeat flightless-interacting protein 2 isoform X5, giving the protein MESTIAGRRRNATRHSAEDQALDQIAKEAEARLAARRQARAEAREIRMRELERQQKEVEENADRVYDMCSAEGNRTMRVTPDPVRTSRILANSNNFQSSRRSSEDSLEDAGLSRDLRLELKEFEEKFRKAMIANAQLDNEKSSYAYQVDLLKDKLEELDETTAQLRRELREKNREAEQLKRVSQRLKEDFDVCRAQLLERDTLIQENGLVIVDDEGSEDDEHGTVNGSCYRKRVLVSTEAAELLENAGEGSLDVRLRKFASEKKELQDEIGHLRLELEEAKSRLRSEKSSGSVLGGFSDSEDVQREANKLLADYKFKLQKAEQDMSTLQATVARLESQVIRYKSAAEASEKAEDELKVEKRKLQREVRESQGRVEELETANSHLQRRLDKLKNAKSALLKDASQR; this is encoded by the exons ATGGAGTCAACTATAGCAGGACGAAGACGTAACGCTACGAGGCACTCTGCCGAGGATCAAGCGCTCGACCAGATAGCCAAAGAG GCAGAAGCGAGACTGGCTGCTCGGAGACAAGCCCGTGCTGAAGCTCGGGAAATTCGGATGCGAGAGTTGGAAAGACAACAGAAAGAGGTGGAGGAGAATGCTGATAGAGTTTACGATATGTGCTCGG CAGAAGGTAACAGAACAATGCGAGTAACGCCTGATCCAGTGAGAACGTCACGCATACTCGCGAACTCGAACAACTTCCAATCAAGTAGAAGATCATCGGAAGATTCGTTGGAAGATGCAGGTTTAAGCAGGGATCTAAga TTAGAGCTCAAAGAATTCGAGGAAAAGTTTAGAAAAGCAATGATAGCGAATGCACAGTTGGACAACGAAAAATCATCGTACGCGTATCAAGTTGATTTATTAAAAGACAAACTTGAAGAGCTGGACGAAACAACCGCACAACTGAGACGCGAgcttagggaaaaaaatagagaagcCGAACAGCTGAAACGTGTCAGTCAACGATTAAAGGAAGATTTCGATGTATGCAGAGCTCAATTGCTGGAGAGGGACACTCTCATTCAG GAAAATGGGCTGGTCATAGTGGACGATGAGGGTAGTGAAGACGATGAGCATGGAACGGTGAATGGATCTTGTTACAGGAAAAGAGTACTAGTCAGCACAGAGGCTGCCGAGTTGTTAGAAAATGCTGGTGAAGGCTCGCTAG ACGTTCGATTGAGAAAGTTTGCTTCCGAAAAGAAGGAACTGCAAGATGAAATTGGCCACTTGAGGTTGGAATTGGAAGAAGCAAAAAGTCGTCTTAGATCCGAGAAATCCTCAGGTTCAGTATTAG GTGGGTTCTCTGATTCCGAGGATGTTCAGAGAGAAGCGAACAAATTGTTGGCTGATTATAAATTTAAATTGCAAAAGGCCGAACAAGATATGTCAACGTTGCAGGCAACTGTCGCGAGGCTAGAAAGCCAAGTTATACGTTATAAATCCGCTGCTGAAGCATCGGAAAAAGCGGAAGATGAATTgaaagtcgaaaaaagaaaattgcaaCGAGAG GTTCGTGAGTCGCAAGGTCGTGTTGAGGAGCTTGAAACAGCAAATTCCCACTTACAGAGACGTCTGGATAAACTAAAGAATGCTAAATCGGCGCTTCTTAAAGATGCGTCTCAACGATAA
- the LOC122406709 gene encoding leucine-rich repeat flightless-interacting protein 2 isoform X2 has product MVIGDSSHLISIDSGRRRNATRHSAEDQALDQIAKEAEARLAARRQARAEAREIRMRELERQQKEVEENADRVYDMCSEGNRTMRVTPDPVRTSRILANSNNFQSSRRSSEDSLEDAGLSRDLRLELKEFEEKFRKAMIANAQLDNEKSSYAYQVDLLKDKLEELDETTAQLRRELREKNREAEQLKRVSQRLKEDFDVCRAQLLERDTLIQENGLVIVDDEGSEDDEHGTVNGSCYRKRVLVSTEAAELLENAGEGSLDVRLRKFASEKKELQDEIGHLRLELEEAKSRLRSEKSSGSVLGGFSDSEDVQREANKLLADYKFKLQKAEQDMSTLQATVARLESQVIRYKSAAEASEKAEDELKVEKRKLQREVRESQGRVEELETANSHLQRRLDKLKNAKSALLKDASQR; this is encoded by the exons ATGGTCATCGGCGATTCGAGTCATCTAATTTCCATTGATT CAGGACGAAGACGTAACGCTACGAGGCACTCTGCCGAGGATCAAGCGCTCGACCAGATAGCCAAAGAG GCAGAAGCGAGACTGGCTGCTCGGAGACAAGCCCGTGCTGAAGCTCGGGAAATTCGGATGCGAGAGTTGGAAAGACAACAGAAAGAGGTGGAGGAGAATGCTGATAGAGTTTACGATATGTGCTCGG AAGGTAACAGAACAATGCGAGTAACGCCTGATCCAGTGAGAACGTCACGCATACTCGCGAACTCGAACAACTTCCAATCAAGTAGAAGATCATCGGAAGATTCGTTGGAAGATGCAGGTTTAAGCAGGGATCTAAga TTAGAGCTCAAAGAATTCGAGGAAAAGTTTAGAAAAGCAATGATAGCGAATGCACAGTTGGACAACGAAAAATCATCGTACGCGTATCAAGTTGATTTATTAAAAGACAAACTTGAAGAGCTGGACGAAACAACCGCACAACTGAGACGCGAgcttagggaaaaaaatagagaagcCGAACAGCTGAAACGTGTCAGTCAACGATTAAAGGAAGATTTCGATGTATGCAGAGCTCAATTGCTGGAGAGGGACACTCTCATTCAG GAAAATGGGCTGGTCATAGTGGACGATGAGGGTAGTGAAGACGATGAGCATGGAACGGTGAATGGATCTTGTTACAGGAAAAGAGTACTAGTCAGCACAGAGGCTGCCGAGTTGTTAGAAAATGCTGGTGAAGGCTCGCTAG ACGTTCGATTGAGAAAGTTTGCTTCCGAAAAGAAGGAACTGCAAGATGAAATTGGCCACTTGAGGTTGGAATTGGAAGAAGCAAAAAGTCGTCTTAGATCCGAGAAATCCTCAGGTTCAGTATTAG GTGGGTTCTCTGATTCCGAGGATGTTCAGAGAGAAGCGAACAAATTGTTGGCTGATTATAAATTTAAATTGCAAAAGGCCGAACAAGATATGTCAACGTTGCAGGCAACTGTCGCGAGGCTAGAAAGCCAAGTTATACGTTATAAATCCGCTGCTGAAGCATCGGAAAAAGCGGAAGATGAATTgaaagtcgaaaaaagaaaattgcaaCGAGAG GTTCGTGAGTCGCAAGGTCGTGTTGAGGAGCTTGAAACAGCAAATTCCCACTTACAGAGACGTCTGGATAAACTAAAGAATGCTAAATCGGCGCTTCTTAAAGATGCGTCTCAACGATAA
- the LOC122406709 gene encoding leucine-rich repeat flightless-interacting protein 2 isoform X3, which produces MVIGDSSHLISIDSGRRRNATRHSAEDQALDQIAKEAEARLAARRQARAEAREIRMRELERQQKEVEENADRVYDMCSAEGNRTMRVTPDPVRTSRILANSNNFQSSRRSSEDSLEDAGLSRDLRLELKEFEEKFRKAMIANAQLDNEKSSYAYQVDLLKDKLEELDETTAQLRRELREKNREAEQLKRVSQRLKEDFDVCRAQLLERDTLIQENGLVIVDDEGSEDDEHGTVNGSCYRKRVLVSTEAAELLENAGEGSLDVRLRKFASEKKELQDEIGHLRLELEEAKSRLRSEKSSGGFSDSEDVQREANKLLADYKFKLQKAEQDMSTLQATVARLESQVIRYKSAAEASEKAEDELKVEKRKLQREVRESQGRVEELETANSHLQRRLDKLKNAKSALLKDASQR; this is translated from the exons ATGGTCATCGGCGATTCGAGTCATCTAATTTCCATTGATT CAGGACGAAGACGTAACGCTACGAGGCACTCTGCCGAGGATCAAGCGCTCGACCAGATAGCCAAAGAG GCAGAAGCGAGACTGGCTGCTCGGAGACAAGCCCGTGCTGAAGCTCGGGAAATTCGGATGCGAGAGTTGGAAAGACAACAGAAAGAGGTGGAGGAGAATGCTGATAGAGTTTACGATATGTGCTCGG CAGAAGGTAACAGAACAATGCGAGTAACGCCTGATCCAGTGAGAACGTCACGCATACTCGCGAACTCGAACAACTTCCAATCAAGTAGAAGATCATCGGAAGATTCGTTGGAAGATGCAGGTTTAAGCAGGGATCTAAga TTAGAGCTCAAAGAATTCGAGGAAAAGTTTAGAAAAGCAATGATAGCGAATGCACAGTTGGACAACGAAAAATCATCGTACGCGTATCAAGTTGATTTATTAAAAGACAAACTTGAAGAGCTGGACGAAACAACCGCACAACTGAGACGCGAgcttagggaaaaaaatagagaagcCGAACAGCTGAAACGTGTCAGTCAACGATTAAAGGAAGATTTCGATGTATGCAGAGCTCAATTGCTGGAGAGGGACACTCTCATTCAG GAAAATGGGCTGGTCATAGTGGACGATGAGGGTAGTGAAGACGATGAGCATGGAACGGTGAATGGATCTTGTTACAGGAAAAGAGTACTAGTCAGCACAGAGGCTGCCGAGTTGTTAGAAAATGCTGGTGAAGGCTCGCTAG ACGTTCGATTGAGAAAGTTTGCTTCCGAAAAGAAGGAACTGCAAGATGAAATTGGCCACTTGAGGTTGGAATTGGAAGAAGCAAAAAGTCGTCTTAGATCCGAGAAATCCTCAG GTGGGTTCTCTGATTCCGAGGATGTTCAGAGAGAAGCGAACAAATTGTTGGCTGATTATAAATTTAAATTGCAAAAGGCCGAACAAGATATGTCAACGTTGCAGGCAACTGTCGCGAGGCTAGAAAGCCAAGTTATACGTTATAAATCCGCTGCTGAAGCATCGGAAAAAGCGGAAGATGAATTgaaagtcgaaaaaagaaaattgcaaCGAGAG GTTCGTGAGTCGCAAGGTCGTGTTGAGGAGCTTGAAACAGCAAATTCCCACTTACAGAGACGTCTGGATAAACTAAAGAATGCTAAATCGGCGCTTCTTAAAGATGCGTCTCAACGATAA
- the LOC122406709 gene encoding leucine-rich repeat flightless-interacting protein 2 isoform X9, with protein MRELERQQKEVEENADRVYDMCSAEGNRTMRVTPDPVRTSRILANSNNFQSSRRSSEDSLEDAGLSRDLRLELKEFEEKFRKAMIANAQLDNEKSSYAYQVDLLKDKLEELDETTAQLRRELREKNREAEQLKRVSQRLKEDFDVCRAQLLERDTLIQENGLVIVDDEGSEDDEHGTVNGSCYRKRVLVSTEAAELLENAGEGSLDVRLRKFASEKKELQDEIGHLRLELEEAKSRLRSEKSSGSVLGGFSDSEDVQREANKLLADYKFKLQKAEQDMSTLQATVARLESQVIRYKSAAEASEKAEDELKVEKRKLQREVRESQGRVEELETANSHLQRRLDKLKNAKSALLKDASQR; from the exons ATGCGAGAGTTGGAAAGACAACAGAAAGAGGTGGAGGAGAATGCTGATAGAGTTTACGATATGTGCTCGG CAGAAGGTAACAGAACAATGCGAGTAACGCCTGATCCAGTGAGAACGTCACGCATACTCGCGAACTCGAACAACTTCCAATCAAGTAGAAGATCATCGGAAGATTCGTTGGAAGATGCAGGTTTAAGCAGGGATCTAAga TTAGAGCTCAAAGAATTCGAGGAAAAGTTTAGAAAAGCAATGATAGCGAATGCACAGTTGGACAACGAAAAATCATCGTACGCGTATCAAGTTGATTTATTAAAAGACAAACTTGAAGAGCTGGACGAAACAACCGCACAACTGAGACGCGAgcttagggaaaaaaatagagaagcCGAACAGCTGAAACGTGTCAGTCAACGATTAAAGGAAGATTTCGATGTATGCAGAGCTCAATTGCTGGAGAGGGACACTCTCATTCAG GAAAATGGGCTGGTCATAGTGGACGATGAGGGTAGTGAAGACGATGAGCATGGAACGGTGAATGGATCTTGTTACAGGAAAAGAGTACTAGTCAGCACAGAGGCTGCCGAGTTGTTAGAAAATGCTGGTGAAGGCTCGCTAG ACGTTCGATTGAGAAAGTTTGCTTCCGAAAAGAAGGAACTGCAAGATGAAATTGGCCACTTGAGGTTGGAATTGGAAGAAGCAAAAAGTCGTCTTAGATCCGAGAAATCCTCAGGTTCAGTATTAG GTGGGTTCTCTGATTCCGAGGATGTTCAGAGAGAAGCGAACAAATTGTTGGCTGATTATAAATTTAAATTGCAAAAGGCCGAACAAGATATGTCAACGTTGCAGGCAACTGTCGCGAGGCTAGAAAGCCAAGTTATACGTTATAAATCCGCTGCTGAAGCATCGGAAAAAGCGGAAGATGAATTgaaagtcgaaaaaagaaaattgcaaCGAGAG GTTCGTGAGTCGCAAGGTCGTGTTGAGGAGCTTGAAACAGCAAATTCCCACTTACAGAGACGTCTGGATAAACTAAAGAATGCTAAATCGGCGCTTCTTAAAGATGCGTCTCAACGATAA
- the LOC122406709 gene encoding leucine-rich repeat flightless-interacting protein 2 isoform X10 produces the protein MRELERQQKEVEENADRVYDMCSEGNRTMRVTPDPVRTSRILANSNNFQSSRRSSEDSLEDAGLSRDLRLELKEFEEKFRKAMIANAQLDNEKSSYAYQVDLLKDKLEELDETTAQLRRELREKNREAEQLKRVSQRLKEDFDVCRAQLLERDTLIQENGLVIVDDEGSEDDEHGTVNGSCYRKRVLVSTEAAELLENAGEGSLDVRLRKFASEKKELQDEIGHLRLELEEAKSRLRSEKSSGSVLGGFSDSEDVQREANKLLADYKFKLQKAEQDMSTLQATVARLESQVIRYKSAAEASEKAEDELKVEKRKLQREVRESQGRVEELETANSHLQRRLDKLKNAKSALLKDASQR, from the exons ATGCGAGAGTTGGAAAGACAACAGAAAGAGGTGGAGGAGAATGCTGATAGAGTTTACGATATGTGCTCGG AAGGTAACAGAACAATGCGAGTAACGCCTGATCCAGTGAGAACGTCACGCATACTCGCGAACTCGAACAACTTCCAATCAAGTAGAAGATCATCGGAAGATTCGTTGGAAGATGCAGGTTTAAGCAGGGATCTAAga TTAGAGCTCAAAGAATTCGAGGAAAAGTTTAGAAAAGCAATGATAGCGAATGCACAGTTGGACAACGAAAAATCATCGTACGCGTATCAAGTTGATTTATTAAAAGACAAACTTGAAGAGCTGGACGAAACAACCGCACAACTGAGACGCGAgcttagggaaaaaaatagagaagcCGAACAGCTGAAACGTGTCAGTCAACGATTAAAGGAAGATTTCGATGTATGCAGAGCTCAATTGCTGGAGAGGGACACTCTCATTCAG GAAAATGGGCTGGTCATAGTGGACGATGAGGGTAGTGAAGACGATGAGCATGGAACGGTGAATGGATCTTGTTACAGGAAAAGAGTACTAGTCAGCACAGAGGCTGCCGAGTTGTTAGAAAATGCTGGTGAAGGCTCGCTAG ACGTTCGATTGAGAAAGTTTGCTTCCGAAAAGAAGGAACTGCAAGATGAAATTGGCCACTTGAGGTTGGAATTGGAAGAAGCAAAAAGTCGTCTTAGATCCGAGAAATCCTCAGGTTCAGTATTAG GTGGGTTCTCTGATTCCGAGGATGTTCAGAGAGAAGCGAACAAATTGTTGGCTGATTATAAATTTAAATTGCAAAAGGCCGAACAAGATATGTCAACGTTGCAGGCAACTGTCGCGAGGCTAGAAAGCCAAGTTATACGTTATAAATCCGCTGCTGAAGCATCGGAAAAAGCGGAAGATGAATTgaaagtcgaaaaaagaaaattgcaaCGAGAG GTTCGTGAGTCGCAAGGTCGTGTTGAGGAGCTTGAAACAGCAAATTCCCACTTACAGAGACGTCTGGATAAACTAAAGAATGCTAAATCGGCGCTTCTTAAAGATGCGTCTCAACGATAA
- the LOC122406709 gene encoding leucine-rich repeat flightless-interacting protein 2 isoform X1 yields MVIGDSSHLISIDSGRRRNATRHSAEDQALDQIAKEAEARLAARRQARAEAREIRMRELERQQKEVEENADRVYDMCSAEGNRTMRVTPDPVRTSRILANSNNFQSSRRSSEDSLEDAGLSRDLRLELKEFEEKFRKAMIANAQLDNEKSSYAYQVDLLKDKLEELDETTAQLRRELREKNREAEQLKRVSQRLKEDFDVCRAQLLERDTLIQENGLVIVDDEGSEDDEHGTVNGSCYRKRVLVSTEAAELLENAGEGSLDVRLRKFASEKKELQDEIGHLRLELEEAKSRLRSEKSSGSVLGGFSDSEDVQREANKLLADYKFKLQKAEQDMSTLQATVARLESQVIRYKSAAEASEKAEDELKVEKRKLQREVRESQGRVEELETANSHLQRRLDKLKNAKSALLKDASQR; encoded by the exons ATGGTCATCGGCGATTCGAGTCATCTAATTTCCATTGATT CAGGACGAAGACGTAACGCTACGAGGCACTCTGCCGAGGATCAAGCGCTCGACCAGATAGCCAAAGAG GCAGAAGCGAGACTGGCTGCTCGGAGACAAGCCCGTGCTGAAGCTCGGGAAATTCGGATGCGAGAGTTGGAAAGACAACAGAAAGAGGTGGAGGAGAATGCTGATAGAGTTTACGATATGTGCTCGG CAGAAGGTAACAGAACAATGCGAGTAACGCCTGATCCAGTGAGAACGTCACGCATACTCGCGAACTCGAACAACTTCCAATCAAGTAGAAGATCATCGGAAGATTCGTTGGAAGATGCAGGTTTAAGCAGGGATCTAAga TTAGAGCTCAAAGAATTCGAGGAAAAGTTTAGAAAAGCAATGATAGCGAATGCACAGTTGGACAACGAAAAATCATCGTACGCGTATCAAGTTGATTTATTAAAAGACAAACTTGAAGAGCTGGACGAAACAACCGCACAACTGAGACGCGAgcttagggaaaaaaatagagaagcCGAACAGCTGAAACGTGTCAGTCAACGATTAAAGGAAGATTTCGATGTATGCAGAGCTCAATTGCTGGAGAGGGACACTCTCATTCAG GAAAATGGGCTGGTCATAGTGGACGATGAGGGTAGTGAAGACGATGAGCATGGAACGGTGAATGGATCTTGTTACAGGAAAAGAGTACTAGTCAGCACAGAGGCTGCCGAGTTGTTAGAAAATGCTGGTGAAGGCTCGCTAG ACGTTCGATTGAGAAAGTTTGCTTCCGAAAAGAAGGAACTGCAAGATGAAATTGGCCACTTGAGGTTGGAATTGGAAGAAGCAAAAAGTCGTCTTAGATCCGAGAAATCCTCAGGTTCAGTATTAG GTGGGTTCTCTGATTCCGAGGATGTTCAGAGAGAAGCGAACAAATTGTTGGCTGATTATAAATTTAAATTGCAAAAGGCCGAACAAGATATGTCAACGTTGCAGGCAACTGTCGCGAGGCTAGAAAGCCAAGTTATACGTTATAAATCCGCTGCTGAAGCATCGGAAAAAGCGGAAGATGAATTgaaagtcgaaaaaagaaaattgcaaCGAGAG GTTCGTGAGTCGCAAGGTCGTGTTGAGGAGCTTGAAACAGCAAATTCCCACTTACAGAGACGTCTGGATAAACTAAAGAATGCTAAATCGGCGCTTCTTAAAGATGCGTCTCAACGATAA
- the LOC122406709 gene encoding leucine-rich repeat flightless-interacting protein 2 isoform X4, which produces MTNSHPPAGRRRNATRHSAEDQALDQIAKEAEARLAARRQARAEAREIRMRELERQQKEVEENADRVYDMCSAEGNRTMRVTPDPVRTSRILANSNNFQSSRRSSEDSLEDAGLSRDLRLELKEFEEKFRKAMIANAQLDNEKSSYAYQVDLLKDKLEELDETTAQLRRELREKNREAEQLKRVSQRLKEDFDVCRAQLLERDTLIQENGLVIVDDEGSEDDEHGTVNGSCYRKRVLVSTEAAELLENAGEGSLDVRLRKFASEKKELQDEIGHLRLELEEAKSRLRSEKSSGSVLGGFSDSEDVQREANKLLADYKFKLQKAEQDMSTLQATVARLESQVIRYKSAAEASEKAEDELKVEKRKLQREVRESQGRVEELETANSHLQRRLDKLKNAKSALLKDASQR; this is translated from the exons ATGACAAATTCTCATCCTCcag CAGGACGAAGACGTAACGCTACGAGGCACTCTGCCGAGGATCAAGCGCTCGACCAGATAGCCAAAGAG GCAGAAGCGAGACTGGCTGCTCGGAGACAAGCCCGTGCTGAAGCTCGGGAAATTCGGATGCGAGAGTTGGAAAGACAACAGAAAGAGGTGGAGGAGAATGCTGATAGAGTTTACGATATGTGCTCGG CAGAAGGTAACAGAACAATGCGAGTAACGCCTGATCCAGTGAGAACGTCACGCATACTCGCGAACTCGAACAACTTCCAATCAAGTAGAAGATCATCGGAAGATTCGTTGGAAGATGCAGGTTTAAGCAGGGATCTAAga TTAGAGCTCAAAGAATTCGAGGAAAAGTTTAGAAAAGCAATGATAGCGAATGCACAGTTGGACAACGAAAAATCATCGTACGCGTATCAAGTTGATTTATTAAAAGACAAACTTGAAGAGCTGGACGAAACAACCGCACAACTGAGACGCGAgcttagggaaaaaaatagagaagcCGAACAGCTGAAACGTGTCAGTCAACGATTAAAGGAAGATTTCGATGTATGCAGAGCTCAATTGCTGGAGAGGGACACTCTCATTCAG GAAAATGGGCTGGTCATAGTGGACGATGAGGGTAGTGAAGACGATGAGCATGGAACGGTGAATGGATCTTGTTACAGGAAAAGAGTACTAGTCAGCACAGAGGCTGCCGAGTTGTTAGAAAATGCTGGTGAAGGCTCGCTAG ACGTTCGATTGAGAAAGTTTGCTTCCGAAAAGAAGGAACTGCAAGATGAAATTGGCCACTTGAGGTTGGAATTGGAAGAAGCAAAAAGTCGTCTTAGATCCGAGAAATCCTCAGGTTCAGTATTAG GTGGGTTCTCTGATTCCGAGGATGTTCAGAGAGAAGCGAACAAATTGTTGGCTGATTATAAATTTAAATTGCAAAAGGCCGAACAAGATATGTCAACGTTGCAGGCAACTGTCGCGAGGCTAGAAAGCCAAGTTATACGTTATAAATCCGCTGCTGAAGCATCGGAAAAAGCGGAAGATGAATTgaaagtcgaaaaaagaaaattgcaaCGAGAG GTTCGTGAGTCGCAAGGTCGTGTTGAGGAGCTTGAAACAGCAAATTCCCACTTACAGAGACGTCTGGATAAACTAAAGAATGCTAAATCGGCGCTTCTTAAAGATGCGTCTCAACGATAA
- the LOC122406709 gene encoding leucine-rich repeat flightless-interacting protein 2 isoform X11: protein MLIEFTICARVRKTPEGNRTMRVTPDPVRTSRILANSNNFQSSRRSSEDSLEDAGLSRDLRLELKEFEEKFRKAMIANAQLDNEKSSYAYQVDLLKDKLEELDETTAQLRRELREKNREAEQLKRVSQRLKEDFDVCRAQLLERDTLIQENGLVIVDDEGSEDDEHGTVNGSCYRKRVLVSTEAAELLENAGEGSLDVRLRKFASEKKELQDEIGHLRLELEEAKSRLRSEKSSGSVLGGFSDSEDVQREANKLLADYKFKLQKAEQDMSTLQATVARLESQVIRYKSAAEASEKAEDELKVEKRKLQREVRESQGRVEELETANSHLQRRLDKLKNAKSALLKDASQR, encoded by the exons ATGCTGATAGAGTTTACGATATGTGCTCGGGTGAGAAAAACCC CAGAAGGTAACAGAACAATGCGAGTAACGCCTGATCCAGTGAGAACGTCACGCATACTCGCGAACTCGAACAACTTCCAATCAAGTAGAAGATCATCGGAAGATTCGTTGGAAGATGCAGGTTTAAGCAGGGATCTAAga TTAGAGCTCAAAGAATTCGAGGAAAAGTTTAGAAAAGCAATGATAGCGAATGCACAGTTGGACAACGAAAAATCATCGTACGCGTATCAAGTTGATTTATTAAAAGACAAACTTGAAGAGCTGGACGAAACAACCGCACAACTGAGACGCGAgcttagggaaaaaaatagagaagcCGAACAGCTGAAACGTGTCAGTCAACGATTAAAGGAAGATTTCGATGTATGCAGAGCTCAATTGCTGGAGAGGGACACTCTCATTCAG GAAAATGGGCTGGTCATAGTGGACGATGAGGGTAGTGAAGACGATGAGCATGGAACGGTGAATGGATCTTGTTACAGGAAAAGAGTACTAGTCAGCACAGAGGCTGCCGAGTTGTTAGAAAATGCTGGTGAAGGCTCGCTAG ACGTTCGATTGAGAAAGTTTGCTTCCGAAAAGAAGGAACTGCAAGATGAAATTGGCCACTTGAGGTTGGAATTGGAAGAAGCAAAAAGTCGTCTTAGATCCGAGAAATCCTCAGGTTCAGTATTAG GTGGGTTCTCTGATTCCGAGGATGTTCAGAGAGAAGCGAACAAATTGTTGGCTGATTATAAATTTAAATTGCAAAAGGCCGAACAAGATATGTCAACGTTGCAGGCAACTGTCGCGAGGCTAGAAAGCCAAGTTATACGTTATAAATCCGCTGCTGAAGCATCGGAAAAAGCGGAAGATGAATTgaaagtcgaaaaaagaaaattgcaaCGAGAG GTTCGTGAGTCGCAAGGTCGTGTTGAGGAGCTTGAAACAGCAAATTCCCACTTACAGAGACGTCTGGATAAACTAAAGAATGCTAAATCGGCGCTTCTTAAAGATGCGTCTCAACGATAA